ACAGCAAAACCAAAAAACAATACTACAAAATATCGTTTTCGGCCCCCAATGTACTCTATAGACCTATAGTAAGCGCCCGCCCCCGACGTTTGTTGTTTGTGCCTACTACCTCTTACAAGCTCTTCAACGCCCTGGAGTTCAACGATATATTTGACAATAGTTTGTTGGAAGAAAAGGTCTGGAAGGCATTCTTGAAGCGGCAAATCTATGTAGAGCGCCAATTTAGGGTAGATATCAACCCCCAGGGTAGCCAATCGTACCACCTCGATTTTGCTATATTTTGCAAGCGAAAAAACATAGGGGTAGAGTGTGTCATGCCTGCCAATGCCACCCAGTTTACCAACGAAGAGATAGCACAATACCGCCAAGCCAAAAACACCCTCGAAAACCTGGGCTGGTCTATGTATTACCTTACGCCCAATCAGGTAGACCAAAAGCTCGACGAAATATTTGCCGGTTTTAAAACCAAAATTATTGAATATGGAGGACTCAAACCCCCTGAATATGGTTTTAAGTACCTGAACCCAAACAACGACAACCAGTTAGACCTGGAGCTGTTCTAGCAGTGGGGCAAACGGTGAGTTTACCACCCCATGCGTGCCCGCAACGAAGTAATGTGCGCCACGTGGTGTTTGCCGTGCCAGGCATAAGTAGCCACCGCCTCGTGTAGGCTTACCTGTTGTTGGGTGGCAGGGTGCACAAAGGCTTTGTGGAGGTCGTTGGGGGTGAGGGCACGAAGCAATACTACCCAACGCTGGTGCAAGGCATCGAGCAACTGTAGCGACACCTCAATGGGCATTGTTTGGTGGTAGTCGAGGGCTGCCCAGGCTTTTTCGTCATAAGCCTTGATAGTAGGGGTGGGTTCGGTCAGTGTCCAGTGAAAACGTACATAACTATTCATGTGGCTATCGGCTACATGGTGTACCAACTGGCGTACTGTCCAACCTTCGGGGCGGTAAGGAGTGTCTAGCTGAGTTGCTTGCAGGTCTTGGGTAGCAGCCCGCATTTGCTTAGGCAAATCAGCTATTTCGGCAATACACTGGGCGAAGTGCGCTTGAGACATGGGGTCGGGTACAATGCATTGCCCAATGGGATAACTAAGGTTGGTAGTTGTCATCAGTGATCAGGTTTTATTTTTCTTCAATAATACACAAAATTGAAAGCTGCTTACTCTAAAGCTAAATATAATGTCTAAAAGGTTTAGCGCTTACCTTTGCCAAAGGCGATGCTGAGTTGTGCCAGATTGATAATCAATAAAAGCAGAGGAGTGAGCTTGAAAAAAAACAAGAGTTTTACAGTCCAGGTTTGGTCAAAAAAATACAAGCGCCATTCACGCAGGGTTTTAAAAACTACCTGAAGCTCAAAGCCTAGCAGTAGGATAATGAACACGCTCCAGGCAATCATATAGACCAATATAAGCCCCATGGCGGCAAACCCTCTGCTGAGCCCTTTTTTGCGGCGTATATACAACCACCCAACCAAAACCCCCAAGCCTAACAATGTTCCAGTAATTGTGAAAAACAAGGGACGTTGCCTGTCGAGAAAAAGAGCTGCAAATGCCAAGACGTATATTGAACTAAATACGAGTAGGCGGTAAAGAGACGCAAGCTCATTGGTAGCTTTTTTCATAGAATAGTGATGACTTATTTGTCCATATGCCCTTTTTAGGAAGTGCTCTAGAATGGTTAAATGCCCTTTGCACTGCCAAAGAGCAATGCAAAGAACCTTGTCTTACTACTACTTTCTTAAAGTAACTGTACCCTTGTATTTGACCGATTTAAAATCGATATGGTAGTAATATATGCCGGGGATGGCGTTGCCACCGCTCCATTCAAAATTGCGGTCTTTGCTGCGAAATACCCGCCTGCCCCAACGATTGAAAATGTCTATTTGCCGAAACTGATACTTACAATTTTCATTGGGCAAGTTGGGCATTTTAAACACATCATTTTTGCCATCGTTGTTAGGGGTAAATACATTGGCAGGCAAAAACTGATCGAGCACTACTACCTTGTCTTTTATGATAAGTTTTACCGTGAGAGTATCTTGGTTGCTGTTACATTTAAGCTTTTCGGTAATGATAAAATCAATCATATACTCGTTGACCGAGTCAGGAACAGCAACGCAACTGGTAGTCCACGAAAAATCGCCCGAAATATTGCCTTTGCCCAATATGGGATTAAAATTGATGCCAAGAGCAGCAAGGTCAAATCCTCGCCCTACTGCTTCTATACACAGGCTGTCGTTGTCTATGTCTACCCCCAACAAGCTAAAACCAATCACATCTTCTACTGTTACCGTGGTGCTGTTGCCTGTCAGGTTGCTGCTGAGGTTGGGTGGGTTATTGGCGGGACGCCGGGCTATGAGCGTAAGCCTGATGGTATCACGTTTGGGGAGCACACAGCCATCGTCAGAGGCAATTACGTCAAATATAAACGGCGTATTGGTAGCATCGGTAGCGAGGCATTCAGGCCAACAGAGGTCAAAGCTGAGCGAGTCGTTGGGGTTGCTGTTGGTTTGCAATGCATTGTTAAATATGGCGTCTCTGAGTTGAAAATTGATGGGGTTGACTGACACAGAGATTTGTTGCCCAAAGTCAGGGTCGCGTACAAATACATCCAAACACCTTTCTTTTTCCAAATCAATGTAAATGGTATCACTGCTTGAATAATAGTTTACTTCCCCCTTTTCTCTGACAAACACTGCAGGCGATTGGTTGGTAGGGCAGTCGATTACCAAAATCTGAAAATCCCGGCGAACCCTCCCTATGACTACTCCATTGCGGATTTCTTCGCATAATACTGAGAAAACAAATAAACCGAGCTTGTCTGGAGTAACCGTAATGCGCCCGTTGGCGTCTATAGCCATACCTGGGGCAATGGCATTGGTAGCATTTACGCCAAGTTGCCAACTTACATTGCTGTAGGGTGCCGGAAACGAACTATTTTCTAATACAGGTTGGTTTACATCGGTATTGCCTGCCAAAGGGGT
This portion of the Microscilla marina ATCC 23134 genome encodes:
- a CDS encoding T9SS C-terminal target domain-containing protein → MGRVLLEKLEDQNVPYTNPECSIGQLVTRKIIYGANLELSANVFDDARGYYVVWERCCRNNIITNINNPGGTGNVFYMEFPAVVRNATQFINSSPEFFTLKGDYACINQPFTFEFGAADPDGDQLRYSFVTPLAGNTDVNQPVLENSSFPAPYSNVSWQLGVNATNAIAPGMAIDANGRITVTPDKLGLFVFSVLCEEIRNGVVIGRVRRDFQILVIDCPTNQSPAVFVREKGEVNYYSSSDTIYIDLEKERCLDVFVRDPDFGQQISVSVNPINFQLRDAIFNNALQTNSNPNDSLSFDLCWPECLATDATNTPFIFDVIASDDGCVLPKRDTIRLTLIARRPANNPPNLSSNLTGNSTTVTVEDVIGFSLLGVDIDNDSLCIEAVGRGFDLAALGINFNPILGKGNISGDFSWTTSCVAVPDSVNEYMIDFIITEKLKCNSNQDTLTVKLIIKDKVVVLDQFLPANVFTPNNDGKNDVFKMPNLPNENCKYQFRQIDIFNRWGRRVFRSKDRNFEWSGGNAIPGIYYYHIDFKSVKYKGTVTLRK
- a CDS encoding YfiT family bacillithiol transferase — its product is MTTTNLSYPIGQCIVPDPMSQAHFAQCIAEIADLPKQMRAATQDLQATQLDTPYRPEGWTVRQLVHHVADSHMNSYVRFHWTLTEPTPTIKAYDEKAWAALDYHQTMPIEVSLQLLDALHQRWVVLLRALTPNDLHKAFVHPATQQQVSLHEAVATYAWHGKHHVAHITSLRARMGW